The following are encoded in a window of Bacteroidales bacterium genomic DNA:
- the lepB gene encoding signal peptidase I, with product MKKILSNKWIIFSLVAFHYILLISWIGNYWLLIGIAVIFDIYITKKVHWAFWKKKGVKKQTKLVEWVDALIFAIIAATLIRMFFIEAYTIPTSSMEKSLLVGDYLFVSKVSYGPRIPNTPIAFPFAHHTMPLTKTTKAYLEWVKWPYKRLAGFGEVKRNDCVVFNFPEGDTVVLQHQERSYYQMCRNYGRENLWNQFDISVRPVDKKENYIKRCVAIPGDTLQIIHGQLYINNAKQKYFQGVQYRYIIETNGTRINPKILKKMDVSLEDQDRAYISNTQYILPLTNENADKIGKFANVISITKLENEKDASNYIFPHDTVYPWNEDNFGQIIIPKKGVTINLDINNLPLYRRLIGLYEHNELKVVDNKIFINGEETDKYTFKMDYYWLMGDNRHSSQDARFWGFVPEDHVVGKAVFIWLSLDKDKKFLGKIRWNRLFRTIHK from the coding sequence ATGAAAAAAATACTAAGTAATAAATGGATCATATTTTCACTTGTAGCATTTCATTATATTCTTTTAATTTCTTGGATAGGAAATTATTGGCTGTTGATTGGTATAGCTGTAATTTTTGATATTTATATTACAAAAAAAGTACATTGGGCTTTTTGGAAAAAGAAAGGTGTTAAAAAACAAACAAAACTTGTTGAATGGGTTGATGCCTTGATATTTGCAATAATTGCTGCTACATTAATAAGAATGTTTTTTATTGAAGCATACACAATACCAACATCATCAATGGAAAAATCTCTTTTAGTTGGTGATTATCTGTTTGTTAGCAAAGTAAGTTATGGACCTCGAATTCCAAATACTCCTATTGCATTTCCGTTTGCTCATCATACTATGCCATTAACTAAAACTACTAAAGCATATCTTGAATGGGTAAAATGGCCATATAAAAGATTAGCAGGATTTGGTGAAGTAAAACGTAACGACTGTGTTGTATTTAATTTCCCCGAAGGCGATACGGTTGTATTACAACATCAGGAACGAAGTTATTATCAAATGTGTAGAAATTATGGTCGTGAAAATTTATGGAATCAATTTGATATTTCAGTTCGTCCTGTAGATAAAAAAGAAAATTATATTAAACGATGTGTTGCAATACCGGGAGATACTTTGCAAATTATTCACGGACAGTTATATATAAATAATGCAAAACAAAAATATTTTCAAGGAGTCCAATATCGATACATAATTGAAACAAACGGCACAAGAATTAATCCGAAAATTCTGAAAAAAATGGATGTTTCTTTAGAAGATCAGGATAGGGCATATATATCAAACACTCAATATATATTGCCATTAACAAATGAAAATGCTGATAAAATAGGGAAATTTGCAAATGTAATATCAATTACTAAATTAGAAAACGAAAAAGATGCTTCAAATTATATTTTCCCGCATGATACAGTTTATCCATGGAATGAAGATAATTTCGGACAAATTATTATTCCTAAAAAAGGTGTAACTATAAATCTTGATATTAATAACTTGCCATTATACAGGCGACTTATTGGTTTATATGAACATAATGAGCTAAAAGTGGTTGACAATAAAATATTTATCAACGGAGAAGAAACTGATAAATATACTTTTAAAATGGATTATTACTGGTTGATGGGAGATAATCGTCATAGTTCGCAAGATGCAAGATTTTGGGGATTTGTACCCGAAGACCATGTTGTTGGTAAAGCTGTATTTATCTGGTTATCACTTGATAAAGATAAAAAATTCTTAGGCAAAATTAGGTGGAACAGGTTATTTAGAACAATACATAAATGA
- a CDS encoding serine hydroxymethyltransferase, with translation MKRDNKIFDLIERERQRQLTGIELIASENFVSEQVMEAMGSCMTNKYAEGYPGHRYYGGCEVVDDSEQLAIDRLKELYNAEYANVQPHSGAQANMAVFLSVLKPGDTFMGLDLSHGGHLSHGSPVNSSGILYKPVAYGVGEDTGVIDYDEMEKIALKEKPKMIIGGASAYSREWDYKRMREIADKIGAIFFVDMAHPAGLIAAGLLDNPLEYAHIVTSTTHKTLRGPRGGIILVGKDFENPWGITTKKGVVRKMSSLLNSAVFPGIQGGPLEHVIASKAVAFGEALAPEFKEYQKQVKKNAAVMAQAFIDKGYKVISGGTDNHSMLIDLRTKVPEITGKLVENTLVKADITINKNMVPFDSRSPFQTSGLRVGTPAISTRGIKENIMGEIVELIDIVITDIENETTIKIVKEKVNNMMKDYPLFAY, from the coding sequence ATGAAAAGGGATAATAAAATATTTGATCTTATTGAAAGAGAACGTCAAAGACAATTAACAGGAATTGAGTTAATTGCATCAGAAAACTTTGTAAGCGAACAAGTTATGGAAGCTATGGGTTCGTGTATGACCAATAAATATGCCGAAGGTTATCCGGGACACAGGTATTATGGCGGCTGCGAAGTGGTTGATGATTCAGAACAACTTGCAATTGACAGATTAAAAGAATTGTATAATGCAGAATATGCTAACGTACAGCCTCATTCAGGTGCACAGGCTAATATGGCGGTTTTTCTTTCTGTTTTGAAACCTGGTGATACTTTTATGGGATTAGACCTTTCTCATGGTGGACATTTATCGCATGGCTCTCCCGTAAACAGCTCGGGAATATTATACAAACCGGTTGCTTATGGTGTTGGAGAAGATACAGGAGTGATAGATTATGATGAGATGGAAAAAATTGCACTTAAAGAAAAACCAAAAATGATAATTGGTGGTGCATCAGCTTATTCAAGGGAATGGGATTATAAACGAATGCGTGAAATAGCTGACAAAATAGGAGCAATATTTTTTGTTGATATGGCTCATCCCGCAGGTTTGATTGCAGCAGGTTTACTTGATAATCCTTTAGAGTATGCTCATATTGTTACTTCTACAACACATAAAACACTTCGCGGACCTCGTGGTGGTATAATTCTTGTTGGTAAAGATTTTGAAAATCCATGGGGAATTACAACTAAAAAAGGCGTTGTAAGAAAAATGTCTTCCTTATTAAATTCAGCAGTATTCCCGGGCATTCAGGGTGGTCCCCTTGAGCATGTTATTGCATCTAAAGCAGTTGCATTTGGTGAAGCTCTTGCGCCAGAATTTAAAGAGTATCAAAAACAGGTGAAAAAGAATGCTGCAGTTATGGCTCAGGCATTTATTGATAAAGGATATAAAGTTATTTCAGGAGGAACTGACAATCATTCAATGTTGATTGACCTAAGAACTAAAGTTCCTGAAATAACAGGAAAACTTGTTGAAAATACTTTAGTAAAAGCTGATATTACAATTAACAAAAACATGGTTCCATTTGATAGTCGTTCTCCATTCCAGACTTCAGGCTTGCGTGTTGGTACACCTGCTATTTCAACACGTGGAATTAAAGAAAATATAATGGGCGAAATTGTTGAACTAATAGATATTGTTATTACAGATATTGAAAATGAAACAACTATTAAAATTGTTAAGGAAAAAGTTAATAATATGATGAAAGACTATCCGCTGTTTGCATATTAA
- the lepB gene encoding signal peptidase I: MINIRDKKNRKKLIIIILLVFILFIILKSLFFHSIHVNDNSMKNTLQKGDRIFLNKLNYGLRLPITPLTLPFSKGKIFSELIQLPYCRIFSFIDIKRNDIIAFNYPKQTDIPVDKKRKSVSRIIALPGDTLLIYNKRIFINSKEIKENEKIIYKHRITVDENIIHDEIRYRYNLINKNKVNEAGIYDIYMTKESAKKLLNEQGIRYVRLLISLKKDGSYENFPKSRYYAWNNDNFGAVIIPEKGKTIELNFQILALYKRIIEIYENNEILCPKEDIIINGKKSNTYTFKKNYYFVIGDNRDLSRDSRHWGFVPEDHIIGKAWKMFDK; encoded by the coding sequence ATGATAAATATTAGGGATAAAAAAAATAGAAAAAAACTAATAATAATAATTCTATTGGTTTTTATCCTGTTCATTATTCTAAAATCGTTATTTTTTCATTCAATTCATGTTAATGATAATTCAATGAAAAATACGCTTCAGAAAGGAGATCGTATTTTTCTAAATAAATTGAATTATGGTTTAAGATTACCAATCACTCCATTAACATTGCCATTTTCAAAAGGCAAAATCTTTTCAGAATTAATACAATTACCTTATTGCCGGATATTTTCTTTTATTGATATAAAAAGAAACGATATAATCGCCTTTAATTATCCAAAACAAACCGATATTCCTGTTGATAAAAAAAGAAAATCAGTCTCAAGGATAATTGCATTGCCGGGCGATACTTTACTGATTTATAATAAACGTATATTTATTAACAGTAAAGAAATAAAGGAAAATGAAAAAATAATTTACAAACACAGAATAACTGTTGATGAGAATATTATTCATGATGAAATCAGGTATAGGTATAATCTAATCAATAAAAATAAAGTTAATGAAGCAGGTATTTATGATATATATATGACTAAAGAATCTGCTAAAAAATTATTAAATGAACAGGGAATTAGATATGTACGTTTATTAATATCATTGAAAAAAGATGGTTCATATGAAAATTTTCCTAAGAGTCGTTACTATGCATGGAATAATGATAATTTCGGTGCTGTAATTATTCCTGAAAAAGGAAAAACAATTGAACTGAATTTTCAAATATTAGCTCTATATAAACGAATAATTGAAATTTATGAAAATAATGAAATTCTTTGTCCTAAAGAGGATATTATCATAAACGGGAAAAAATCAAATACTTACACTTTCAAAAAAAATTATTATTTTGTTATTGGTGACAACCGTGATTTATCACGCGACTCACGACACTGGGGATTTGTTCCCGAAGACCATATCATAGGTAAGGCATGGAAAATGTTTGATAAATAG